CGCCGGATCATCGGTGAAGAACGCATCGATGCCGGTCGCCAGGTAGGCGCGCATTTCGGCGATCGAGCCTTCGGCGTTGCGCGCGTTGTCGGCACCCTTGCGCAGGTTGCTGGCCTGGAAATGGTTCTCCGGTCGGAAGGTGTACGGAATCACCATCAGCCCCACTGCGTGCGCATCGCGCACCAGCGTGGTTGGCGTGCCCAGTGCGCCCTTGTCATCCAGCGGAATGATCGAGCGCAGCTCCGGGCCGATGCTGTCGGCATAGGTGGCGATGTCCTTCAGCCCGGCCGGGGTCATCATCTGCGCGTAGGTCAGCTTTCCACCAGCCTTGGCGATGTCGGCCGGCTGGGTATCGCCCTTCCACAACAGCTGCAGCAGGCGGATGTTGCTGCCACGCGGGATCTTGCCGCGCAGGTAACGCAGGTTGGCGGTCTCGAACGACTGGATGGTGACCGGACCGACGTTGGTATACGCGTTGCCGCGCAGTGCGGCCAGCAGCTTGTCTTCCATCGGCAGGCCAATCGACTGGAAGTAGGTCGGGTGCTTGATCTCCGGTACCAGGCCGATGCCACGGTTGGCGCGGCCGGCCTGCTGCACCAGGAAGGCCAGGATCTCGTCCAGGCTGGCGATCCGGAACTGGCCGTCGTAGGCGGTGCTGCGCAGCTCCGGCAGGCGCTCGCGTGCGTACAGGGTCTTCAGCTCGGCCAGGGTGAAGTCTTCGGTGAACCAGCCGTCGACCTTCTGCCCGTCGATGACCTTGCTGGTGCGGCGGCTGGCGAATTCCGGATGCGCGGCCACGTCGGTGGTGCCGCTGATCTCGTTCTCGTGGCGGGCCACCATCACCCCGTCCCTGGTCATCACCAGGTCCGGCTCGATGTAGTCGGCGCCGTCGGCGATGGCCTGGGCGTAGGCCGCCAGCGTGTGCTCCGGCAACAGCGCGCTTGCGCCGCGGTGGCCGTAGACCGACACCTTGGGTGCGGCCGGGGTGGAGGATTCAGCACTCATGGCCACCGATGGTGCCACGGCCAGCGACAACAGCAACGCACAACCCCACGACTTCACTGCGACTTCCCCAAGCGGTATGTGATGGGTGTCAGTATGCGGCGGCAATGTGACAGGTGGGGGAAGCCTGCACCTGTAGAGCCGAGCCTATGCTCGGCTGACGGGTAGAACAGCCGAGCACGGGCTCGGCTCTACAGTTACTTCCCGATGCAGAAACTGGAGAAGATCCTTCCCAGCAGGTCATCGGCGCTCATCTGCCCAGTGATCTCGCCCAATGCATCATGGGCAAGCCGCAGCTCCTCGGCGGCCAGTTCCAGATGCTCATGGGCCAGCTCGCCATCGGCGCGCTGTGCGTGTTCCTGCGCGCGTTCGATCGCATCCACATGCCGCGTTCGTGCGGAAAACTCGCCGTCCACCTGCTCGCC
This genomic interval from Stenotrophomonas sp. 57 contains the following:
- a CDS encoding glycerophosphodiester phosphodiesterase — translated: MKSWGCALLLSLAVAPSVAMSAESSTPAAPKVSVYGHRGASALLPEHTLAAYAQAIADGADYIEPDLVMTRDGVMVARHENEISGTTDVAAHPEFASRRTSKVIDGQKVDGWFTEDFTLAELKTLYARERLPELRSTAYDGQFRIASLDEILAFLVQQAGRANRGIGLVPEIKHPTYFQSIGLPMEDKLLAALRGNAYTNVGPVTIQSFETANLRYLRGKIPRGSNIRLLQLLWKGDTQPADIAKAGGKLTYAQMMTPAGLKDIATYADSIGPELRSIIPLDDKGALGTPTTLVRDAHAVGLMVIPYTFRPENHFQASNLRKGADNARNAEGSIAEMRAYLATGIDAFFTDDPALGRQAVDGMGAARNAAD